The DNA segment GCGCAGCGACACGCGCTCGCCCGCCTTCGCCTCCAGTTCGGCGGCGAAGCGTTCGGCCACGCCTTGCATTTCCAGGGCGGCGCGCAGGGCCTGCACCGGATCGTCGTCGTGGGCGAGCGGTGCCCCGAAGAAGGCCAGCACCGCGTCGCTCACGTGAGTGTCCACCACGCCGCCGTGCCGGTACACCGGTTCGGCCAGGGCGCGATAGAAGGAGTCGGCGAGCGCGGCGTAACCGGACAGGTCGGTGTAGAGGACGGTCACGACCTGCTGCCCGCCGGCATGCTCGGCGAACTCGAGATCGAGCTCCCCGTCCTCGGCCTCGGCGGGCCTATCCGCCGAGCCGGAAGCCTCGGGCGGCGCGAAGACCGTCTGGCGGGGCAGGGGCGGCGCGTCGCCGACGGCGGCCACGACCCGCTGGCCGCACGCCTCGCAGAACAGGCCCGCCGTGCGCAGGACCGCGCCGCATCGCGAGCAGCGGGGGTTCATGGCTATCTCGCCAGGTCGCTGGCGCTGGGTCGGCCGCCCGGTTCGGGATTGCGGTTGCGCCAGATCTTGCGGACCCATGCGTAGTCGGGATCGTCGGATGCCGCCATGCTGCGGGCCGAGCCGGCCAGGACGTTGAGGTAGTAGACCCAGTAGCCATGTGCGGCGACCACCGGGTGATAGCCCTCGGGCACCAGGACCACGTCGCCGTCGCTCACCGTGAGGGTCTCGTCGATCCGCCGATCCGGGGTGTAGACGCGCTGGATCGCGAAGCCGCCGTGCCCGTCTATGCGGTAGTAGTAGATCTCCTCGAGGTCCACCTCGTCGGGCGGGTTGTGGACGTCGTGCTTGTGGGGCGGATAGCTCGACCAGTTGCCGCTGGGGGTGAGCACCTCCACGACCATGATCTTGTGGGCGCGGAACTCGGGCTTGATCATGTGGTGGATGGTGCGCGACGCGTTGGCGTCCCCGCGCAGTTCTACCTGCACCTGGTAGGGTTCGATCAGCCGCGCCGGATAGGGCGGCAGGTTGCCGTTGAGGCCGCCCAGGGCGGCAGAGCAGAGCGCCACTTCCAGCTGGGTATTGGCGTAAATGGTGTAACGCGTCCCGGGGGGCAGGTAGACCGAGAACGGCAAGCCCTCGAAGACGGTGCGGCGGCCGCCCACGTTCAGAAACTGGTCCTGCGCCGTCTTGACGTCGCACTTGCCGGACAGGATGACCAGGACCACTTCCTCGCCGCCGGTCTCGCCCGAGAAGAACTCGGCGGTGCCCAGGCGCAGCACCCTCAGGCCCACGAAGTTCCACCCTGCTTGCGCCGGAGTCAGGTCGGTGAGGATGCCCGACTCGCCCGGATGCAGCTGGTTTGGTTTGAAGAGGAGCCGCCTGGGAGCCATGTGCCCCCATTATAGCCGCCCCGATCGCCTCTACGGGCAAACGCGGATTTAGCGCGCTTTTCACGAAAGCACCGGCCCATTGCGGTAGATAAGGGATATAAGCAAGACTTAGGGGGTAGAGATGGTAGGCGCACGGGCCGGCATCGCGCTGCTGGCATTCCTGGCAGTCGCGGCCTCGGCGACGGCTGCCGGCGGCAATCCGCCGGCCCAGTCTCCCCTTGCCGGGCCGGCTCGCCTGCGCGGTGCCGCCAAGGCCGCCTTGCCCGCGCGCCTGATCGTCCGCGCCGACGACCCCGCGGTCGGCAGGTCGGCGGCCGCCTTGCTGGGCGGCAAGCATCAGGACTTCCCGCGCCTCAAGATCTCGGTGGTGACCCTTCCGCCCGGACTCTCGGCAGAATCGCAGTTGCCGCGCATCCGCGGCCTGCGGGGCGTCCTGTACGCCGAGCCCGATTTCGTCGCGGAAGCCGTGGGCAAGCCTTTCAAGTTCTCCGCCACTCCCAGACCGTCGCCGACACCCACGAAGACTCCCGCGCCCACGCCCCAGCCGACCAGTGCCCCGGCTTCTCCGGTTTCCGTGAACGATCCGCTGGTCGACCTGCAATGGCACCTCAAGACCGTGCGCGCGCCCGAAGCATGGGGATACTCCCAGGGCTCGGGACAGGTGGCGATCGCCATCCTCGACACGGGCATCGATCCGGCCCATCCCGATCTGGCGGCCAAGGTGGCGGGAGCGCAGAACTTCACCGATTCGCCCACCGTGGACGATATGCACGGGCACGGCACGCATGTCGCGGGCATCGCGGCGGCCGCCACCCACAACGCCCTGGGCGTCGCGGGCACGGGTTTCGCATCCTCTCTCCTGAACGTGAAGGTCCTCGGCGACGGGGGATCCGGCTACTACTCCTGGATAGCCAATGGCGTCACCTGGGCGACGGATAGGGGCGCCAAGGTCATCAATCTGAGCCTCGGCTCGCCCTACTCCGATCTGACCCTCAAGAGCGCCCTGGACTACGCCGCGTCCAAGGGGGTCACGATCGTGGCCGCCGCCGGCAACGAGGCAACCAGCAGCTACAGCTACCCGGCGGCCTATCCCGCCTGCCTGTCGGTCGCCTCGACCACGACTTCCGACACCCGGTCCTCGTTTTCCAACTACGGAACCTGGGTGAGCGTG comes from the Candidatus Tanganyikabacteria bacterium genome and includes:
- the iolB gene encoding 5-deoxy-glucuronate isomerase; translation: MAPRRLLFKPNQLHPGESGILTDLTPAQAGWNFVGLRVLRLGTAEFFSGETGGEEVVLVILSGKCDVKTAQDQFLNVGGRRTVFEGLPFSVYLPPGTRYTIYANTQLEVALCSAALGGLNGNLPPYPARLIEPYQVQVELRGDANASRTIHHMIKPEFRAHKIMVVEVLTPSGNWSSYPPHKHDVHNPPDEVDLEEIYYYRIDGHGGFAIQRVYTPDRRIDETLTVSDGDVVLVPEGYHPVVAAHGYWVYYLNVLAGSARSMAASDDPDYAWVRKIWRNRNPEPGGRPSASDLAR
- a CDS encoding S8 family serine peptidase, translating into MVGARAGIALLAFLAVAASATAAGGNPPAQSPLAGPARLRGAAKAALPARLIVRADDPAVGRSAAALLGGKHQDFPRLKISVVTLPPGLSAESQLPRIRGLRGVLYAEPDFVAEAVGKPFKFSATPRPSPTPTKTPAPTPQPTSAPASPVSVNDPLVDLQWHLKTVRAPEAWGYSQGSGQVAIAILDTGIDPAHPDLAAKVAGAQNFTDSPTVDDMHGHGTHVAGIAAAATHNALGVAGTGFASSLLNVKVLGDGGSGYYSWIANGVTWATDRGAKVINLSLGSPYSDLTLKSALDYAASKGVTIVAAAGNEATSSYSYPAAYPACLSVASTTTSDTRSSFSNYGTWVSVAAPGSSIYSALPTHANSFGALNYGYLSGTSMATPVVAGIAGVLASQVSASTVRRRIESTCDVIAGTGTYWKYGRVNFLRAASTP